The segment CCCTAGAGCTCTGCTCTACTAgcctcattcttttttaaaatttccatttgaaatTATGAAAAATGCCTAAATTATTAAGGAACTCTTTTAAAACAGTGGCTTAGATTAGGAATGCAGCTCTAATCAGTGGTGCAGTTTTCAAATAGGAGTGGCAATTTTGCTCTACTAACAAGAAAATGGGGCTCAGAATCTTGGCTTGGGTACTTAGCTGAACGACCTTGAGAGTGCCTGCCTCTGTGTGCTCATCTGTAAGTGAGGACTTCCTAGGTCCAACTTTTATGATCAAATAGTATAATGTATGTTAATATGCTCTTTATATTGTACAGCAATTCTATCAAACTCTTAAGTTTTTCCTTACATACTAGATAGAAATTATTATAACTACCAAATGATATGGAAAACAAAGTAATTCAATATGAATAGCTtcagttatctttttaaaataagtgcAGTATTAGACTTCAAATATCTATGTGCTTCCAAGTGTCTGTCATGATCTCATAGCTACCTGTATGGAATGACTTAGTGACCCAGCAGTGCTGGTCTCAGGTCACTGGGGATACAGGCAAAGGCCCACTTCCCTATAAACTCTCTGTGTCCTGGTATCTCCTGAGATCCATGTTCTCTATCAGTGGCTGTCAAGTAATATGAAAAAAACAGTTGGGTCTTTAAATGGAGGTAAAGGTACTCACAACCAGTGTATGCCTATTTATTACCAGGGACTCAAAAATATTGGCTCTTTTAAtggacaaaatgaaaaacaaaggaatTGAGATTTTTTCAGAAGGAGCCTCTTCTAGGTCTGTTCCTTAGTAGGTTGGCTAAAATTATAGATGAACACAtctcttcttttcttcatgtttctgtcCTCTTGGCTCCTGGGATCACATTGTAGCATACTCTGAGTAGTGCTCCTGGTCTGGTGTTGTCCAGGTCTCTTACCAATCACTTCAGGGAAGGGACTTGACCAAAAGGCCCTATTGTCTCAGCTCTCCATGAAGACCAAGAAGTCTGGTTTCTGACCAAGGTGTTCAGCCCCACAAGAAACACCACCCAGGGACAGGGGGTCAACTGCTCACTGTTTTTCATCTGCCTTCCATCCTGTACAGTTTACTCCCAAGCATAAACCAATAGCTCATGGAACGATTCTCCTTGAAGTCTCATTTGATTATGTAAGTTCAAAGAAAGGGTGAAAATTCCTGCTGCACCACTCTGCAAAGGACCCTGATAGCGATCACCGACCTCCTGAAGGCAGCAAGGACAACAGCAACTGTCACATGCCAGCGGCCTCTGCAGAGTCATGACTTCTCGGTTCAAATTATCAAGAATCCGAATGGTGAAGGGCCTCGAAGACCCACAGCAGTTTCGAGTACAGAAATCAGTATCCTCGACTGCGAAGTAAATCATCTGTCCAAGGCTGTTCTTAATTTCGTATTTGTTATTAGTTTCAAAACCTGTTatgactaaaaaaagaaaagagaatcattATGACTATCATGTTAAAAGAACACTGAATCTGTCCTAAGACACTATAACATCTAGTTATACCATTTTCAGATGATGCTTCAAGATACACAGGTAGGAAAAGAAAGGTGTTTTAGAGATGATTCAGAGGAAAAAAGGCAAAGTGGGAGGAGGAAAGGGTATTAAGGTATAGATAAAGAGTCCCTTTGTGAgacatggaaaagaaaacaactcttatcTTCCTAATTCCACAGACCCACAGCAGAAAGGGAGGCTTCCCTGCTGAGGAATGTGCAGTGCTAGATGGCCACTGTCCTGCTAGGTATATGTAGACAGTGTCTACTTGCTCAGTATAGTTTTCATATACTCAATTATGAACGGGATACAAGATGATTGCTGTGTTTATgctttatgaaaaattttatcaaatactgGTTGCAGACTTTATTTTATATACCATATATTTTTTTGCATTACATAAGGTAAGGTGATGAGAGGGCATACTGTCAGTGGGCACATACAAAAAGGGAGATAGAAAAAATGGAAGGTGAACTAGAACATCACATGAGCCCAGGGAACTCTTGTTTATGAAGAACTGGTTCAGAAAGGAGAGATGGGTACTGAACTACTCATCAGAAACCTTTCCTTTTCTTAGAGCCAAGGAGCAATTAAGAGCCCTGTAAGTCCATATCCTCACTAACTTCGGTCATGGATGTCAAGAAGCCACCAAAATAATGAGTGATTTAAAgatatatatggagacaaaaacCACTCACTAATATCTACAGGATAGACTTTCAGTCAGACAGATGTCTTTCACAATTCTATCATCAATGACCTCCCTTAAGTATCTTTGCTCTGACTCAGACAGGCCCTGGACTCCTCCTTTTAAAAATCACCCTTGACCTCAACATCTGCCAGTCAAATGTtttgtgagaaaaaaattaaactgattAATGGCATGGAATCTATCACCTAAGTGTTTCACTAAGTACTTTTATCTCAAAATTCTTCACTTTGCTGACGTGTGAAATGAGACCAATGGACTTACACAATCTGTTTCCTTCTAgttacacagaaaatgaaaacaaataaaataattctacAGGTATCTTTATTGTCTATTAAGTTTTGAACAGTGAAATACATAAGTGCCTGACATAAAATAAACTGAGCAATCTTCATCTCTTTATACTACTCATGATGTTAAAACATAGACTTTCAGtttgagacaaaagaaaataaaagacctcccttttaaaaaaaatgaagaattaatAACTACTAAATTTGGAACTTGCTTACTATttcataattaataattaatacgTACGTATTTCacaaaaatatgtgaaacataatttttaatgggaTGCTATATAATGTACAATGTCTGGTTTTTAGGATTTATAATGTCAAAAATAAATTccctaaaaaaaagtttttttaaaattcagattacaaattataaaacaacagggaaaattataaacaaactaaaaagaaaaagagagaacattATAAATACCTCACAATGTATAATTAATTTCAATGTATAATAGGCAACAATTACATATTCTAACCAAAACTATATCTCTACTAGTACAATTCATGTTATAATTTCTACCAGTGGGAAGGAACTTTGGAAAGAGGGGAAGGATTTAGCTGATAATATTCTAAAAAACAGTTGAGTTTTCATTAAGCTCTTTACATCTAGAAGGAAGACACTATGGTTCATGAATCTATCCAGGTATGCTTTCCCCTGACAGGAGTCCTGAAACATCTAGTGGCTTCCAAGTTTCTCTTGCACCTGAGGAGCACTGGACCCAAGGAAACATCCTTTGGAGTCAGGCCCCATTCACTGGAGTGCTGTTCTAGAAGTCCGACTCTAGGCCTGCTGGTCAATGCTCTCTAACACTGCAGTAGCCCTGCATCCAAGGTGACAGTCCACAGCCTGTGGAACAACGGTTCTGCAGGTTCACCTCAATTCCCATGATGAAGTGTGGGCAGGAATGTGATTTTCCAAAGCACAAGCATCCAAACTCAAGATGTTTATTTGATGTGGAAATATGCTAAGATAACCAAACTACTGCATGTGGCCCTGTACAATCTCagggaaaacagaataaaacagctaAAGTGATAGAATTCAGGAAAAGTGATGGAAGCACTGAAGTGATTTCCAGAGAGAAGCGAGAGCAAAGGAAGTTTTGACTGATTTCCTTCTAAGTTAGGGTCTATATCATGAGGACAAATAACCACAGTAATACTGTTTTACCACTTGACTCCTAATTTCAAGAAATAAGCTGCTGATAATCATCATTCTTTTTTATCAAGAAGGGAGACATTTGTAAATAACCAGGTTTAATCATTCTACATCAGTGGAAGTATTATATTTTGGTTGTTGATATGCCTTATCTACATAAATGTCTTCTCTTTCTAGGAATATGATCAATATGATGAATACATACCTTCCAGAAGCTCAATTTGTTGATGCACCAGTATCTGATCTATCTGttacagtagaaaaaaaaactaagctgtaagtatatatcacattttttaaGCCAACCAAATTAACATTTGTGTTATCTGTTAAAGAATGCATATAATCAATTATCAATATTTAATATGtaaacttaaaatacatttttaaatacttctgAACTTTTATGCCTAGAAAAGTATAAAACCAAAGTTAacgtatttttaattgaaaaataaacaatgtaTTCAGTACTAATGTGGGCAAATTCAGGTCAAATTGGAATTCCTGTAAGAACTAGAAAAAAACGTTCCTTCTGGGAAGGGCTTAAAAAATATTAAGGCCTTTTCATCCACTTGAAGAGCTCTCTTCTACAaatctgaatatttttctttttatgtgaacTTGGCATCATCACTTATAGGAGGTGATAACTTCCCTTATGTATATCTGTAAGGCCTAATTAAAAAAACTAGAGAATTAATGAACTACCAAAAGTTCTTATAAAAATGCTGCCCAAGTGCATTGTGGGAAATTAAATTCATTCATGCAGCATGCCAGGGAGACAATGTATTTACTGAAAATAGTCAATATCACAGGaatatttacttgtttgtttataGGTAAGACACATAGAATTTCATATTCCTACTTTATTTACCAGATTTCTAACAACAAACACTAGACCTCACATTGCTGAGATAAAGTTATCATGTGATAAATAAAAATCCAGGAGGTTTTTTCCCTCATTGGTAGCATTAATAAAATTGGGTCTTCCAAAGAACAAAAGCATTATAAACATGTAAccttattaattataattaaaaagtgAGTTATACACAAAATATTAACTCCTTTTTTGGTACAATTGTTGAAGCTCACCACTAAATTGAGTTTGATGCTTCTTTCCAACTCCTTAGATATTATTCAGTGTTGGGCTTACACATCATAGTATCCATAACTAAGGTTCCAGAAGTAAAAAGCCATTGCTTTCTCCTTAGCAGTTTGACCCTAAATAAATTATGTAACTTCgctggacctcagttttctcttctgtaaatgtTGGTAATTAAAGCACCTGTATGACAGTTTCTAAAAGGACTAAATGAATTACTACTTGTTTTATACTTAGGAACAAAGTCTAGAAAATAGTGCTTAATAAAGTTATCGGCTTTTTAATCACACATGATAATCATAGGAGACACAATTTTCCAAGACAtttgtattttgctttaaaaGTAAACCTGACCTAGAAGAATTTGGATAATttgttaacaaaaaaaaatgttttaccaTTTCAGACTTTAGTGAATTAGTCATTTGTTAATCTCCGTAAGTAAACTGGAagcatagttttgttttttatgtgttGAAATTACCTGACTTAAATATTCCAACCCGGGTGGGCAGTCTGGTGGAGGCAGTGGTACTGGCATCCACAGTACCTGTGCAGGTCTACCTGGCTGATTATACATTGGCTGTTGTTGGACAGGAAAGCCCACTGGGCCAGCACCTGAATAACCAGCTGGTGGGTATGAGTATCCAGCCTGAGGGCCAGGATAGCCAGCCTGAGGGCCAGGATAGCCAATCTGGGGGCCAGGGTAGCCAGGATGTCCTGGAGGTCCTGAAATATGAACAAGTGAATTAATTTGTAACTGCACAGAAAATTGGAAACACGAACTCTTTCAGTTATCTTTTAACTAAAATTTTAGTTCAGAAATCCTGTTTCTATGAAGCATTGGTTGTGTTTTTATCTTTGAGTGATTTTTAAGTGAAGTATCTATGATTTCATATCCACTTCTATTTTGAGAGTTTGGGGCTGTGAATAGAGTTGGCTCAAGCCTTACCCTTATCATTCA is part of the Manis pentadactyla isolate mManPen7 chromosome 1, mManPen7.hap1, whole genome shotgun sequence genome and harbors:
- the LOC118918009 gene encoding phospholipid scramblase 1 isoform X1, which encodes MDKQSVQENVPDSGTNFPAGGPPQYPSAAFQGPPGHPGYPGPQIGYPGPQAGYPGPQAGYSYPPAGYSGAGPVGFPVQQQPMYNQPGRPAQVLWMPVPLPPPDCPPGLEYLSQIDQILVHQQIELLEVITGFETNNKYEIKNSLGQMIYFAVEDTDFCTRNCCGSSRPFTIRILDNLNREVMTLQRPLACDSCCCPCCLQEIEIHAPPGVPIGYVNQMWHPCLPKFTVKNERREDVLKITGPCLVCSCCADVDFEIKSLDEENVVGKISKQWTGFVREAFTDADNFGIQFPLDLDVKIKAVMLGACFLIDFMYFEKAGGNK